In the genome of Populus trichocarpa isolate Nisqually-1 chromosome 6, P.trichocarpa_v4.1, whole genome shotgun sequence, one region contains:
- the LOC7473618 gene encoding uncharacterized protein LOC7473618, whose product MKRKGLMMKPVRDDEEPKRIRSRSGSGSRYLSSLAEAILKLLSSGCFAEMRIRQVLGDSPSTSKALRMLLRQEEVKRSGRGGRHDPYIYKIA is encoded by the exons ATGAAAAGGAAAGGATTAATGATGAAGCCGGTTCGTGATGACGAGGAGCCGAAGAGGATCAGATCTAGATCTGGCTCTGGCTCGCGTTACCTTAGCAGCCTAGCCGAAGCAATATTGAAGCTGCTGTCTAGCGGTTGTTTCGCTGAAATGAGAATTCGTCAAGTGCTTGGAGACAGTCCTAGCACGAGCAAAGCTTTGAGAAT GCTGTTAAGGCAAGAAGAAGTGAAAAGATCTGGCAGAGGAGGGAGACATGACCCATATATTTACAAG ATAGCATGA